The Streptomyces spororaveus genome includes a region encoding these proteins:
- a CDS encoding CAP domain-containing protein → MQKHRKKTSYKKIAIGVGALAIVGVPTAAMACFDGQDEGNSRTRTVSHQQQRPWQWAPSATPGTLAPVDAPLPATSPSGSPAEASPSSPAPETAPPVVETTPPAQPKPAKPPVATKKPTTTAPQPSKPAAPPASGDVAAVLALVNQERASAGCPAVSLNAKLTKAAQDHSADMASHSNMSHTGSDGSDPGTRITRAGYTWSTYGENVAYGYSTPEKVMEGWMNSQGHRENILNCSFKEIGIGLAQPGSYWTQDFGAAR, encoded by the coding sequence ATGCAGAAGCATCGGAAGAAGACGTCCTACAAGAAAATAGCCATCGGTGTCGGCGCGCTCGCCATCGTGGGTGTCCCCACCGCCGCCATGGCCTGCTTCGACGGTCAGGACGAGGGCAACAGCCGTACGCGGACCGTGAGCCACCAGCAGCAGCGCCCGTGGCAGTGGGCGCCCTCGGCCACCCCCGGCACCCTGGCGCCCGTGGACGCCCCGCTCCCGGCCACGTCGCCGAGCGGCAGCCCCGCCGAGGCCTCCCCCAGCAGCCCTGCGCCCGAGACCGCACCGCCCGTCGTGGAGACCACGCCTCCCGCGCAGCCCAAGCCGGCGAAGCCGCCGGTCGCCACGAAGAAGCCGACGACGACGGCGCCCCAGCCGTCCAAGCCCGCCGCCCCGCCGGCCTCGGGCGACGTCGCCGCGGTCCTCGCGCTCGTCAACCAGGAGCGCGCCTCCGCCGGGTGCCCGGCCGTCTCCCTCAACGCGAAGCTCACGAAGGCCGCGCAGGACCACAGCGCCGACATGGCCTCCCACAGCAACATGTCCCACACCGGTTCCGACGGCTCGGACCCGGGTACGCGGATCACCCGCGCCGGGTACACGTGGAGCACGTACGGCGAGAACGTCGCCTACGGCTACAGCACTCCCGAGAAGGTCATGGAGGGCTGGATGAACAGCCAGGGCCACCGGGAGAACATCCTGAACTGCTCCTTCAAGGAGATCGGCATCGGCCTGGCGCAGCCCGGCTCCTACTGGACGCAGGACTTCGGCGCGGCGCGCTGA
- a CDS encoding GNAT family N-acetyltransferase gives MFTVRRAGRNDADVLGEIHATAWEAAYAPFFEPGFAADGVRSRRTRWHARVGQADTPILLAEHDGRPLAMTAFRASATRPGLAEILSFYAHPDGWGTGIAAALMTGTLEHLRADGFARTHLWTLRDTPRSRRFYTKCGFTESGTVRPFDFGDGKPLAQVEYERAC, from the coding sequence ATGTTCACAGTCCGACGTGCAGGCCGGAACGACGCAGACGTCCTCGGCGAGATCCACGCCACGGCCTGGGAGGCGGCGTACGCCCCCTTCTTCGAGCCCGGGTTCGCCGCCGACGGAGTCCGGAGCAGACGAACGCGGTGGCACGCGAGGGTCGGGCAGGCGGACACCCCGATCCTGCTCGCCGAACACGACGGCCGCCCGCTGGCGATGACCGCCTTCCGCGCATCCGCGACCCGGCCGGGCCTGGCCGAGATCCTCTCCTTCTACGCCCACCCCGACGGCTGGGGCACCGGCATCGCGGCCGCGCTGATGACCGGGACCCTGGAGCACCTGCGCGCGGACGGGTTCGCACGGACCCACCTGTGGACCCTGCGCGACACCCCGCGCTCCCGCCGCTTCTACACCAAGTGCGGCTTCACCGAGAGCGGCACCGTACGCCCCTTCGACTTCGGCGACGGGAAGCCCCTCGCCCAGGTCGAGTACGAGCGCGCGTGCTGA
- a CDS encoding GNAT family N-acetyltransferase: MSDDLPDGYEISTDAARLDVGLVHRWLSEDAYWALGRSLRKQEDAIAGSLNFGLYDRASGAQLAYARVVTDRATFAWLCDVYVDRGVRGKGLGGALVDAVCAHLEPYGLRRVLLATADAHDVYARAGFAPLATPGKWMALGEQ; this comes from the coding sequence ATGAGCGACGACCTTCCCGACGGATACGAGATCTCCACCGACGCCGCCCGACTGGACGTAGGGCTCGTCCACAGGTGGCTGTCCGAAGACGCGTACTGGGCGCTCGGGCGCAGCCTGCGGAAGCAGGAGGACGCCATCGCGGGCTCCTTGAACTTCGGCCTCTACGACCGGGCCTCCGGGGCCCAGCTCGCCTACGCCCGCGTCGTCACCGACCGGGCCACCTTCGCCTGGCTGTGCGACGTCTACGTCGATCGGGGCGTCCGCGGAAAGGGGCTCGGCGGGGCCCTCGTCGACGCGGTGTGCGCGCACCTGGAGCCGTACGGGCTGCGCCGGGTCCTGCTGGCCACCGCCGACGCGCACGACGTCTACGCCCGGGCCGGCTTCGCGCCCCTCGCCACGCCCGGGAAGTGGATGGCCCTCGGGGAGCAGTAG
- a CDS encoding phosphatase PAP2 family protein → MGESSVKTLETRTDVSSPIAVETETRPGSERTLLSRLRAPRRPRIWFEVLLIAISYWTYSLIRNAVPEQKAAALANADWIWSVERTLGIAVEKSVNHTVDSVTWLIVGMNYYYATLHFVVTIGVLVWIYRFHPGRYAATRMVLFATTGVALVGYYCYPLAPPRLMNGQDFIDTVLVHHTWGSMASGNLKQMSNQYAAMPSMHIGWSLWCGLTIFAVASAPWARILGLLYPTATLVVIVATANHFWLDAVGGMLCLAFGYTVSRSWYGSFAHRLPRHPEHAGPHPATELLNRVRVRTRA, encoded by the coding sequence ATGGGTGAATCGAGCGTGAAGACACTGGAAACCCGGACGGACGTCTCATCACCCATCGCGGTGGAGACCGAGACCCGCCCGGGGTCCGAGCGCACCCTGCTCTCCCGGTTGCGTGCCCCGCGCCGGCCTCGGATCTGGTTCGAGGTGCTGCTGATCGCGATCAGCTACTGGACGTACTCGCTGATCCGCAACGCGGTGCCCGAGCAGAAGGCGGCGGCCCTCGCCAACGCCGACTGGATCTGGAGCGTCGAGCGGACCCTCGGCATCGCCGTGGAGAAGTCCGTCAACCACACGGTCGACTCCGTGACGTGGCTGATCGTGGGCATGAACTACTACTACGCCACGCTCCACTTCGTGGTGACGATCGGCGTGCTGGTCTGGATCTACCGTTTCCATCCCGGGCGGTACGCCGCCACGCGCATGGTCCTCTTCGCCACCACGGGCGTCGCCCTGGTCGGCTACTACTGCTACCCGCTCGCGCCGCCCCGGCTGATGAACGGGCAGGACTTCATCGACACCGTGCTGGTCCACCACACCTGGGGCTCCATGGCCTCGGGCAACCTCAAGCAGATGTCGAACCAGTACGCCGCGATGCCGTCCATGCACATAGGGTGGTCGCTCTGGTGCGGCCTGACGATCTTCGCGGTGGCCTCGGCGCCCTGGGCCCGGATCCTGGGCCTGCTCTACCCGACGGCGACCCTCGTCGTCATCGTGGCCACCGCCAACCACTTCTGGCTCGACGCCGTGGGCGGCATGCTCTGCCTGGCGTTCGGCTACACGGTCTCGCGGTCCTGGTACGGCTCCTTCGCCCACCGCCTGCCCCGCCACCCCGAGCACGCGGGCCCGCACCCGGCCACGGAACTGCTGAACCGGGTCCGGGTCCGCACCCGCGCCTGA
- a CDS encoding LacI family DNA-binding transcriptional regulator gives MTARLADIAAQAGVSEATVSRVLNGKPGVAAGTRESVLAALDVLGYERPVKLRQRSAGLVGLITPELDNPIFPALAQVIGQALTRQGYTPVLATQTPGGSTEDELTEMLVDRGVSGIIFVSGLHADTTADMGRYDQLRGQGVPYVLINGFSEKVQAPFVSPDDRAAMQLAVTHLAALGHTRIGLAVGPKRFVPVLRKIEGFRLGMKERLGLDEAESEQLIQHSLYSLEGGQAAAAALISRGCTAVVCASDMMALGAIRAARQQGLQVPQDVSVVGFDDSPLIAFTDPPLTTIRQPVQAMGQAAVRTLLEEIGGTPAPHSEFVFLPELVVRGSTASGPGQRRRDEAVPSGS, from the coding sequence GTGACCGCACGGCTAGCCGACATCGCAGCCCAGGCGGGGGTCAGCGAAGCCACAGTCAGCCGCGTGCTCAACGGCAAGCCCGGCGTGGCCGCAGGCACCCGTGAATCCGTGCTGGCCGCCCTCGACGTACTCGGCTACGAGCGGCCCGTGAAGCTGCGCCAGCGCAGCGCGGGGCTCGTCGGTCTGATAACTCCCGAACTGGACAACCCGATCTTCCCGGCGCTCGCCCAGGTCATCGGCCAGGCCCTGACCCGGCAGGGGTACACGCCGGTGCTGGCCACGCAGACGCCCGGCGGGTCCACCGAGGACGAGCTGACCGAGATGCTGGTCGACCGCGGGGTCTCCGGGATCATCTTCGTCTCCGGCCTGCACGCCGACACCACGGCCGACATGGGCCGCTACGACCAACTCCGCGGGCAGGGCGTCCCGTACGTCCTGATCAACGGGTTCTCCGAGAAGGTGCAGGCCCCCTTCGTCTCCCCCGACGACCGGGCCGCGATGCAGCTCGCCGTCACCCACCTCGCCGCGCTCGGGCACACCCGCATCGGGCTCGCGGTCGGGCCGAAGCGCTTCGTGCCCGTCCTGCGCAAGATCGAGGGCTTCCGGCTCGGGATGAAGGAGCGGCTCGGACTCGACGAGGCCGAGAGCGAGCAGCTGATCCAGCACTCCCTCTACTCGCTGGAGGGCGGGCAGGCCGCCGCGGCCGCGCTGATCTCGCGGGGCTGCACGGCGGTGGTGTGCGCGAGCGACATGATGGCGCTCGGCGCGATCCGGGCGGCCCGGCAGCAGGGGCTGCAGGTGCCGCAGGACGTGTCGGTGGTCGGCTTCGACGACTCCCCGCTCATAGCGTTCACCGACCCGCCACTGACGACGATCCGCCAGCCCGTGCAGGCGATGGGACAGGCTGCGGTCCGGACCCTGCTGGAGGAGATCGGCGGTACGCCGGCGCCGCACAGCGAGTTCGTCTTCCTGCCCGAACTGGTGGTGCGCGGCTCCACCGCCTCGGGCCCGGGGCAGCGCCGCCGGGACGAGGCCGTTCCTTCCGGATCATGA
- a CDS encoding glycoside hydrolase family 13 protein, which translates to MTHDSTAVQLASSSSNATASGGWWRDAVIYQVYVRSFADSDGDGIGDLRGVRSRLPHLARLGVDAVWLTPFYVSPQADGGYDVADYRAVDPLFGDLSDADELVRAAHALGLRVIVDVVPNHTSEQHPWFRAALAGDRGARERYHFRPGRGPDGAEPPNDWESIFGGPAWTRVPDGAWYLHLFAPEQPDLDWDHPEVAAEFASVLRFWLDLGIDGFRVDVAHGMVKAPGLPDIGRGAQATLIGTEPLPFFDQDGVHEIHRSWRRLLDSYGGGRIGVAEAWAPTSERLALYVRPDELHQAFNFRFLNCPWDPVAMRTVIDESLAATTSVGAPTTWVLSNHDVVRHVTRYGGGARGLARARAAALLMLALPGSAYVYQGEELGLPEVVDLPDRVRQDPAFLRTAGQDGLRDGCRVPLPWSGAEPPYGFGPTGSWLPQPAGWAGLSVAAQTGDPHSTLELYRAALELRRAMPGLGAPEAGTGAGAEPGAAVGAEPDASAGAPYACGMRWQSAPEGVLLFTRPGFACTLNSRSEPVELPAPGRPVLSSAPVETDGRTVRLPPDSCTWWSW; encoded by the coding sequence ATGACCCACGACTCGACGGCCGTCCAGCTTGCAAGCTCTTCCAGCAACGCGACCGCGAGCGGTGGCTGGTGGCGCGATGCCGTCATCTATCAGGTGTACGTACGCTCCTTCGCCGACAGTGACGGAGACGGCATCGGCGACCTCCGCGGGGTCCGCTCCCGCCTCCCCCACCTCGCCCGCCTCGGGGTCGACGCCGTGTGGCTCACCCCCTTCTACGTCTCCCCGCAGGCGGACGGCGGCTACGACGTCGCCGACTACCGGGCCGTCGACCCCCTCTTCGGTGATCTCTCCGACGCCGACGAGCTGGTCCGGGCCGCGCACGCGCTGGGGCTGCGGGTCATCGTGGACGTGGTGCCGAACCACACCTCCGAGCAGCACCCCTGGTTCCGCGCCGCCCTCGCCGGGGACCGGGGCGCCCGTGAGCGCTACCACTTCCGTCCCGGGCGGGGGCCGGACGGCGCCGAGCCCCCGAACGACTGGGAGTCGATCTTCGGCGGCCCCGCCTGGACCCGGGTCCCGGACGGCGCGTGGTACCTGCACCTCTTCGCCCCCGAGCAGCCGGACCTCGACTGGGACCACCCCGAGGTCGCCGCCGAATTCGCCTCCGTCCTGCGCTTCTGGCTCGACCTCGGCATCGACGGCTTCCGCGTCGACGTCGCCCACGGCATGGTCAAGGCCCCGGGCCTGCCGGACATCGGCCGCGGCGCCCAGGCCACCCTCATCGGCACCGAGCCGCTCCCCTTCTTCGACCAGGACGGGGTCCACGAGATCCACCGCTCCTGGCGCCGCCTCCTCGACTCCTACGGGGGCGGGCGGATCGGGGTCGCCGAGGCCTGGGCGCCGACCTCCGAACGCCTCGCCCTGTACGTACGCCCGGACGAACTGCACCAGGCCTTCAACTTCCGGTTCCTGAACTGCCCGTGGGACCCGGTCGCGATGCGCACCGTCATCGACGAGTCCCTCGCCGCCACCACCTCCGTGGGCGCCCCGACCACCTGGGTGCTGTCCAACCACGACGTCGTACGCCACGTGACCCGGTACGGCGGCGGGGCCCGCGGCCTGGCCCGGGCCCGGGCCGCCGCGCTGCTGATGCTGGCCCTGCCCGGGTCGGCGTACGTCTACCAGGGCGAGGAGCTCGGCCTGCCGGAGGTGGTGGACCTCCCGGACCGGGTCCGCCAGGATCCCGCCTTCCTGCGCACCGCCGGACAGGACGGGCTGCGCGACGGGTGCCGGGTGCCGCTCCCGTGGTCCGGCGCGGAGCCCCCGTACGGCTTCGGGCCGACGGGCAGCTGGCTCCCGCAGCCGGCCGGCTGGGCCGGCCTCAGCGTGGCCGCGCAGACCGGCGACCCGCACTCCACGCTGGAGCTGTACCGCGCCGCCCTGGAACTGCGCCGGGCGATGCCGGGCCTGGGCGCACCGGAGGCCGGGACGGGGGCGGGAGCGGAGCCGGGGGCGGCGGTGGGGGCGGAGCCGGACGCCTCGGCCGGAGCCCCGTACGCGTGCGGGATGCGCTGGCAGTCCGCCCCCGAGGGCGTGCTCCTCTTCACCCGCCCCGGCTTCGCCTGCACCCTCAACAGCCGCTCCGAGCCGGTGGAACTCCCGGCGCCCGGTCGCCCCGTACTCTCCAGCGCCCCGGTGGAGACGGACGGCCGAACCGTCCGGCTTCCCCCGGATTCGTGCACGTGGTGGTCATGGTGA
- a CDS encoding extracellular solute-binding protein: MRRGIAATALVATLALAATACGGDDKDAAGGTQAGGELSGTVTWWDTSNDAEKASFQKIAEAFTAKHPKVTVKYVNVPYGDAQNKVKNAFSSGSDAPDVIRADVGWVADFASLGYLDEVPAETAKKVDAEFLSQAAASGKYEGKTYAVPQVIDTLGLFYNKKMLADAGVQPPTTLEELKTAAAAIKDKTGKAGLYLRGDDSYWFLPLIYGEGGDLVDAKNKTVTVDNPAGVKAFKTARDLVTSGAAITNATDGWNNMQTAFKTGQAAMMINGPWAVADSYAGDQFKDKANLGIAAVPAGSVKAGAPQGGHDLAVYAGSKNTAAAHAFVEYMTSQEVQVQSAKDLSLLPTRTAAYDQPDVKGSEMVQFFKPAVDKAVERAWIPENGSLFEPLKVEYTKAITGASSPEDAAKSAGVEFRKILKGWK; encoded by the coding sequence ATGCGGCGTGGCATAGCGGCCACCGCGCTGGTCGCGACCCTGGCGCTCGCGGCGACGGCTTGCGGTGGGGACGACAAGGACGCGGCCGGCGGGACCCAGGCAGGCGGCGAGCTTTCCGGCACGGTCACGTGGTGGGACACCTCGAACGACGCCGAGAAGGCCAGCTTCCAGAAGATCGCCGAGGCGTTCACTGCGAAGCACCCCAAGGTCACCGTCAAGTACGTCAACGTCCCGTACGGCGACGCGCAGAACAAGGTCAAGAACGCCTTCAGCAGCGGCTCCGACGCCCCTGACGTGATCCGCGCCGACGTCGGCTGGGTCGCGGACTTCGCCTCGCTGGGCTACCTCGACGAGGTCCCCGCCGAGACGGCGAAGAAGGTCGACGCCGAGTTCCTCTCGCAGGCCGCGGCCAGTGGCAAGTACGAGGGCAAGACCTACGCAGTCCCGCAGGTCATCGACACCCTCGGCCTCTTCTACAACAAGAAGATGCTCGCCGACGCCGGCGTCCAGCCCCCCACCACGCTGGAAGAGCTGAAGACGGCCGCCGCCGCCATCAAGGACAAGACCGGCAAGGCCGGCCTCTACCTCCGCGGCGACGACTCCTACTGGTTCCTCCCCCTCATCTACGGCGAGGGCGGCGACCTGGTCGACGCCAAGAACAAGACGGTCACCGTCGACAACCCGGCGGGCGTCAAGGCCTTCAAGACCGCTCGTGACCTCGTCACCTCCGGCGCGGCGATCACCAACGCCACCGACGGCTGGAACAACATGCAGACCGCCTTCAAGACCGGCCAGGCGGCCATGATGATCAACGGTCCGTGGGCGGTGGCCGACAGCTACGCGGGCGACCAGTTCAAGGACAAGGCCAACCTCGGCATCGCCGCGGTCCCGGCCGGCTCCGTCAAGGCGGGTGCCCCGCAGGGCGGCCACGACCTCGCGGTCTACGCCGGCTCCAAGAACACCGCCGCGGCGCACGCCTTCGTCGAGTACATGACCTCGCAGGAGGTCCAGGTGCAGTCGGCCAAGGACCTCAGCCTCCTCCCGACCCGTACCGCCGCCTACGACCAGCCGGACGTCAAGGGCAGCGAGATGGTCCAGTTCTTCAAGCCGGCCGTGGACAAGGCCGTCGAGCGCGCCTGGATCCCGGAGAACGGCTCCCTCTTCGAGCCGCTGAAGGTCGAATACACCAAGGCGATCACCGGGGCCTCTAGCCCGGAGGACGCGGCCAAGTCGGCCGGCGTCGAGTTCCGCAAGATCCTCAAGGGCTGGAAGTAA
- a CDS encoding carbohydrate ABC transporter permease produces MAAHTSQSVAKAAGDDVENDVAARGRSRRTDSDSGNRGGSRGGKGASGLRRAVGTHWYAWAMVAPVVLVLGVIIGWPLVRGVYLSLTDANERNVSRTIGVRHIEATYEFVGLDNYVDVLSDPVFLQRLVWTVVWTVACVSITFTLGLALANMLNREFRGRAAYRMALILPWAVPGFVSVFAWRFLFNRDNGILNKILDGGGIAAIPWLDDPTWAKFSVVAVNVWLGVPFMMVALLGGLQSIPGELYEAAEMDGASAWQRFRHITLPGLRAVSMTVILLSTIWTFNMFPVIFLLTRGGPGDSTEILVTQAFREAFITSPRDFAVSATWGVLILLLLMIFALVYRRSLRKQGEVW; encoded by the coding sequence ATGGCTGCTCACACCAGCCAGTCGGTGGCGAAGGCCGCGGGCGACGACGTCGAGAACGACGTCGCCGCCCGCGGCCGGAGCCGCAGGACTGACAGCGACAGCGGTAACCGCGGCGGCAGCCGCGGTGGGAAAGGCGCGTCCGGCCTCCGGCGCGCCGTCGGCACGCACTGGTACGCCTGGGCCATGGTCGCCCCGGTGGTGCTCGTCCTCGGCGTGATCATCGGCTGGCCGCTGGTCCGGGGCGTCTACCTGTCGCTGACCGACGCCAACGAGCGCAACGTCTCGCGCACCATCGGCGTGCGGCACATCGAGGCCACGTACGAGTTCGTCGGACTCGACAACTACGTGGACGTGCTCAGCGACCCGGTGTTCCTGCAGCGGCTGGTGTGGACGGTGGTGTGGACCGTCGCGTGCGTGTCCATCACCTTCACGCTCGGACTGGCCCTCGCCAACATGCTCAACCGGGAGTTCCGGGGCCGCGCCGCCTACCGCATGGCACTCATCCTGCCCTGGGCCGTCCCCGGCTTCGTCTCCGTCTTCGCCTGGCGGTTCCTCTTCAACCGCGACAACGGCATCCTCAACAAGATCCTCGACGGTGGCGGCATCGCCGCGATCCCGTGGCTCGACGACCCGACCTGGGCCAAGTTCTCCGTCGTCGCCGTCAACGTCTGGCTCGGCGTCCCCTTCATGATGGTCGCCCTGCTCGGCGGCCTGCAGTCGATCCCCGGCGAGCTCTACGAGGCCGCCGAGATGGACGGCGCCAGCGCCTGGCAGCGCTTCCGGCACATCACCCTGCCCGGACTGCGCGCGGTGAGCATGACGGTGATCCTGCTCTCCACCATCTGGACCTTCAACATGTTCCCGGTGATCTTCCTGCTCACCCGGGGCGGACCCGGCGACTCCACCGAGATCCTGGTGACCCAGGCCTTCCGCGAGGCCTTCATCACGAGCCCGCGCGACTTCGCCGTCTCCGCGACGTGGGGCGTACTGATCCTCCTGCTGCTCATGATCTTCGCGCTGGTCTACCGGCGCTCGCTGCGCAAGCAGGGAGAGGTGTGGTGA
- a CDS encoding sugar ABC transporter permease has protein sequence MSTANTARPRGSRSPLASVGLHATLVVAAVIAVFPVLWILLTSLKPAQHAITTDFVKEPTLDNYRYLLEDSHFFSWFANSVLVAGVTTVLGVFIAATTGYAVSRFKFPGMKPLMWTLLITQMFPMAILIVPLYNLMGDLGLLNQPLGLIITYLTIAVPFCAWMMKGFFDTIPVEIDESGRVDGLNPFGTFWRLILPLAKPGLAVTGFYAFITAWGEVAYASAFMVGEENLTLAGGLQTFVTQYTSNWGAMSAASVLIAIPAAIFFVFAQRHLVAGMTAGATKG, from the coding sequence ATGTCCACTGCGAACACCGCCCGTCCCCGGGGCAGCCGTTCCCCGCTCGCCTCCGTCGGCCTGCACGCCACCCTCGTCGTGGCCGCGGTCATCGCCGTCTTCCCCGTGCTGTGGATCCTGCTGACCTCGCTCAAGCCCGCGCAGCACGCGATCACCACGGACTTCGTCAAGGAACCGACGCTCGACAACTACCGGTACCTGCTGGAGGACAGCCACTTCTTCAGCTGGTTCGCCAACTCCGTCCTGGTCGCCGGCGTCACCACCGTCCTCGGTGTCTTCATCGCCGCCACCACCGGATACGCGGTCAGCCGCTTCAAGTTCCCCGGTATGAAGCCGCTCATGTGGACCCTGCTCATCACGCAGATGTTCCCGATGGCGATCCTCATCGTCCCGCTCTACAACCTCATGGGCGACCTCGGCCTGCTCAACCAGCCGCTCGGCCTGATCATCACGTACCTCACCATCGCCGTGCCGTTCTGCGCCTGGATGATGAAGGGCTTCTTCGACACCATCCCGGTGGAGATCGACGAATCGGGCCGCGTCGACGGACTCAACCCCTTCGGCACCTTCTGGCGCCTCATCCTGCCGCTCGCCAAGCCCGGCCTGGCCGTCACCGGCTTCTACGCCTTCATCACCGCCTGGGGCGAGGTCGCGTACGCCTCCGCCTTCATGGTCGGGGAGGAGAACCTCACCCTGGCCGGCGGACTGCAGACCTTCGTCACGCAGTACACCTCCAACTGGGGAGCCATGAGCGCCGCATCGGTACTCATCGCCATCCCCGCGGCGATCTTCTTCGTCTTCGCCCAGCGTCACCTCGTCGCCGGGATGACGGCAGGCGCAACCAAGGGCTGA